The Equus quagga isolate Etosha38 chromosome 2, UCLA_HA_Equagga_1.0, whole genome shotgun sequence genome has a window encoding:
- the UNC45A gene encoding protein unc-45 homolog A isoform X1 has protein sequence MTVSGPGTPEPQPAAPGASSVEQLRKEGNELFKCGDYQGALTAYTQALDLGATPQDQAILYRNRAACHLKLEDYDKAETEASKAIEKDGGDVKALYRRSQALEKLGRLDQAVLDLQRCVSLEPKNKVFQEALRNIGGQIQEKVRYMSSTDAKVEQMFQILLDPQEKGTEKKQKASQNLVVLAREDAGAEKIFRSNGVQLLQRLLDTGESDLMLAALRTLVGICSEHQSRTVATLSVLGTRRVVSILGVENQAVSLAACHLLHVMFDALKEGVKKGFRGKEGAIIVDPARELKVLISNLLELLTEVGVSGQGRDNALTLLIKMVPRKSPKDPNNSLALWVIDQGLKKILEVGGSVQDAPGELTVTANSRMSASILLSKLFDDLKCDAERENFHRLCENYIKSWFEGHGLAGKLRAIQTVSCLLQGPCDAGNRALELSGVMESVIALCASEQEEEQLVAVEALIHAAGKAKRASFITANGVSLLKDLYKRSEKDSIRIRALVGLCKLGSAGGTDFSMKQFAEGSTLKLAKQCRKWLCNDQIDAGTRRWAVEGLAYLTFDADVKEEFVEDEAALKALFQLSRSEERSVLFAVASALVNCTNSYDYEEPDPKMVELAKYAKQHVPEQHPKDKPSFVRARVKKLLAAGVVSALTCMVKTESPVLTSSCRELLSRVFLALVEEAEDRGTVVAQGGGKALLPLALEGTDVGQTKAAQALAKLTITSNPEMTFPGERVYEVVRPLVSLLHLHCSGLQNFEALMALTNLAGISERLRQKILKEKAVPMIEGYMFEEHEMIRRAATECMCNLAMSKEVQDLFEAEGNDRLKLLVLYSGEDDELLQRAAAGGLAMLTSMRPSLCSRIPQVTTHWLEILQALLLSPNQELQHRGAVVVLNMVEASREIASTLMESEVLEILSVLAKGKESPVTRVAAACLGKAVDYGLIKPNQDGE, from the exons ATGACTGTGAGTGGTCCAGGGACCCCCGAGCCCCAGCCCGCCGCCCCCGGG GCCAGCTCAGTGGAGCAGCTGCGGAAGGAGGGCAACGAGCTGTTCAAATGCGGGGACTACCAGGGAGCCCTGACGGCCTACACCCAGGCCCTGGATCTGGGCGCGACGCCCCAGGACCAGGCCATTCTGTACCGGAACCGGGCCGCCTGCCACCTCAAGCTG GAAGATTACGACAAGGCCGAAACGGAGGCATCCAAAG CCATTGAAAAGGACGGCGGGGATGTCAAAGCGCTTTACCGACGCAGCCAAGCCCTAGAGAAGCTGGGCCGCCTGGACCAGGCTGTCCTTGACCTGCAGAGATGTGTGAGCCTGGAGCCCAAGAACAAAGTTTTCCAGGAGGCCCTGCGGAACATCGGGGGCCAGATTCAGGAGAAG GTGCGATACATGTCCTCGAcggatgccaaagtggagcagaTGTTTCAGATACTACTGGACCCGCAGGAGAAAGGCACTGAGAAGAAGCAGAAG GCTTCTCAGAACCTGGTGGTGCTGGCCCGGGAGGATGCCGGAGCTGAGAAGATCTTCCGGAGTAACGGGGTTCAGCTCTTGCAACGCCTGCTTGACACGGGAGAGAGTGACCTGATGCTGGCAGCTCTGCGCACCCTGGTCGGCATTTGCTCTGAGCACCAGTCACGG ACAGTGGCGACCTTGAGTGTGCTGGGAACACGGCGCGTGGTCTCCATCCTGGGCGTGGAGAACCAGGCTGTGTCCCTGGCTGCCTGCCACCTGCTGCACGTTATGTTTGATGCCCTCAAGGAAGGTGTCAAGAAAGGATTCCGAGGCAAAGAAGGCGCCATCATCGTGG ATCCCGCCCGGGAGCTGAAGGTCCTCATCAGTAACCTCTTGGAGCTACTGACTGAGGTGGGGGTCTCGGGCCAAGGCCGAGACAATGCCCTGACCCTCCTCATCAAAATGGTACCCCGAAAGTCTCCCAAGGACCCCAACAACAGCCTCGCCCTCTGGGTCATTGACCAAG GTCTGAAGAAGATTCTGGAGGTGGGGGGCTCTGTGCAGGACGCTCCCGGGGAGCTCACGGTGACGGCCAACAGCCGCATGAGCGCCTCCATCCTCCTCAGCAAGCTCTTCGATGACCTGAAGTGCGATGCCGAGAGGGAGAATTTCCACCGACTCTGCGAAAACTACATCAA GAGCTGGTTTGAGGGCCACGGGCTGGCCGGGAAGCTGCGGGCCATCCAGACGGTGTCCTGCCTCCTGCAGGGCCCATGTGACGCCGGCAACCGGGCCCTGGAGCTGAGTGGCGTCATGGAGAGCGTGATCGCTCTGTGTGCCtctgagcaggaggaggagcagctggtGGCTGTGGAGGCCCTGATCCACGCGGCCGGCAAGGCCAAGCGGGCCTCGTTCATCACCGCCAATGGTGTCTCGCTGCTGAAGGACCTGTACAAGCGCAGCGAGAAGGACAGCATCCGCATCCGGGCGCTGGTG GGACTTTGTAAGCTGGGCTCGGCCGGTGGCACTGACTTTAGCATGAAGCAGTTTGCTGAAGGCTCCACTCTCAAACTGGCCAAGCAGTGTCGAAA GTGGCTGTGCAATGACCAGATTGACGCAGGCACTCGGCGCTGGGCAGTGGAGGGCCTGGCCTACCTCACCTTTGATGCCGACGTGAAGGAAGAGTTTGTGGAGGACGAGGCTGCCCTCAAGGCCCTGTTCCAGCTCAGCAGG TCCGAGGAGAGGTCGGTGCTCTTCGCGGTGGCCTCAGCGCTGGTGAACTGCACCAACAGCTACGACTACGAGGAACCCGACCCCAAGATGGTGGAGCTGGCCAAGTATGCCAAGCAGCACGTGCCCGAGCAGCACCCCAAG GACAAACCGAGCTTCGTGCGGGCTCGGGTGAAGAAGCTGCTGGCAGCGGGCGTGGTGTCGGCCTTGACGTGCATGGTGAAGACCGAGAGCCCGGTGCTGACGAGTTCCTGCCGCGAGCTGCTCTCCAG GGTCTTCCTGGCTTtggtggaggaggctgaggaccGCGGCACCGTGGTCGCTCAGGGAGGGGGCAAG GCTTTGCTCCCGCTGGCCCTGGAGGGCACTGACGTGGGGCAGACGAAGGCGGCCCAGGCTCTCGCCAAGCTCACCATCACCTCCAACCCAGAGATGACCTTTCCTGGCGAGCGG GTCTACGAGGTGGTGCGGCCCCTTGTCTCCTTGCTGCACCTCCACTGCTCGGGCCTGCAGAACTTCGAGGCACTCATGGCTCTGACAAACCTGGCGGGCATCAGTGAGAGGCTCCG GCAGAAGATCCTGAAGGAGAAGGCCGTGCCCATGATTGAGGGCTACATGTTTGAGGAGCACGAGATGATCCGACGGGCGGCCACGGAGTGCATGTGTAACCTGGCCATGAGCAAGGAG GTGCAGGACCTCTTTGAAGCCGAGGGCAATGACCGGCTGAAACTGCTGGTGCTGTACAGTGGCGAGGACGACGAGCTGCTCCAGCGCGCGGCTGCTGGGGGCCTGGCCATGCTCACTTCCATGCGGCCCTCGCTCTGCAGCCGCATCCCCCAAGTG ACCACGCACTGGCTGGAGATCCTGCAGGCCCTGCTTCTGAGCCCCAACCAGGAGCTGCAGCACCGGGGCGCCGTGGTGGTGTTGAACATGGTGGAGGCCTCGAGAGAGATTGCTAGCACCTTGATGGAGAGCGAGGTGCTGGAGATCCTGTCGGTGCTGGCTAAGGGCAAAGAGAGCCCCGTCACCAGGGTGGCCGCAGCTTGCCTGGGCAAAGCGGTGGACTATGGGCTTATCAAGCCCAACCAGGATGGAGAGTGA
- the UNC45A gene encoding protein unc-45 homolog A isoform X2 yields the protein MTASSVEQLRKEGNELFKCGDYQGALTAYTQALDLGATPQDQAILYRNRAACHLKLEDYDKAETEASKAIEKDGGDVKALYRRSQALEKLGRLDQAVLDLQRCVSLEPKNKVFQEALRNIGGQIQEKVRYMSSTDAKVEQMFQILLDPQEKGTEKKQKASQNLVVLAREDAGAEKIFRSNGVQLLQRLLDTGESDLMLAALRTLVGICSEHQSRTVATLSVLGTRRVVSILGVENQAVSLAACHLLHVMFDALKEGVKKGFRGKEGAIIVDPARELKVLISNLLELLTEVGVSGQGRDNALTLLIKMVPRKSPKDPNNSLALWVIDQGLKKILEVGGSVQDAPGELTVTANSRMSASILLSKLFDDLKCDAERENFHRLCENYIKSWFEGHGLAGKLRAIQTVSCLLQGPCDAGNRALELSGVMESVIALCASEQEEEQLVAVEALIHAAGKAKRASFITANGVSLLKDLYKRSEKDSIRIRALVGLCKLGSAGGTDFSMKQFAEGSTLKLAKQCRKWLCNDQIDAGTRRWAVEGLAYLTFDADVKEEFVEDEAALKALFQLSRSEERSVLFAVASALVNCTNSYDYEEPDPKMVELAKYAKQHVPEQHPKDKPSFVRARVKKLLAAGVVSALTCMVKTESPVLTSSCRELLSRVFLALVEEAEDRGTVVAQGGGKALLPLALEGTDVGQTKAAQALAKLTITSNPEMTFPGERVYEVVRPLVSLLHLHCSGLQNFEALMALTNLAGISERLRQKILKEKAVPMIEGYMFEEHEMIRRAATECMCNLAMSKEVQDLFEAEGNDRLKLLVLYSGEDDELLQRAAAGGLAMLTSMRPSLCSRIPQVTTHWLEILQALLLSPNQELQHRGAVVVLNMVEASREIASTLMESEVLEILSVLAKGKESPVTRVAAACLGKAVDYGLIKPNQDGE from the exons ATGACT GCCAGCTCAGTGGAGCAGCTGCGGAAGGAGGGCAACGAGCTGTTCAAATGCGGGGACTACCAGGGAGCCCTGACGGCCTACACCCAGGCCCTGGATCTGGGCGCGACGCCCCAGGACCAGGCCATTCTGTACCGGAACCGGGCCGCCTGCCACCTCAAGCTG GAAGATTACGACAAGGCCGAAACGGAGGCATCCAAAG CCATTGAAAAGGACGGCGGGGATGTCAAAGCGCTTTACCGACGCAGCCAAGCCCTAGAGAAGCTGGGCCGCCTGGACCAGGCTGTCCTTGACCTGCAGAGATGTGTGAGCCTGGAGCCCAAGAACAAAGTTTTCCAGGAGGCCCTGCGGAACATCGGGGGCCAGATTCAGGAGAAG GTGCGATACATGTCCTCGAcggatgccaaagtggagcagaTGTTTCAGATACTACTGGACCCGCAGGAGAAAGGCACTGAGAAGAAGCAGAAG GCTTCTCAGAACCTGGTGGTGCTGGCCCGGGAGGATGCCGGAGCTGAGAAGATCTTCCGGAGTAACGGGGTTCAGCTCTTGCAACGCCTGCTTGACACGGGAGAGAGTGACCTGATGCTGGCAGCTCTGCGCACCCTGGTCGGCATTTGCTCTGAGCACCAGTCACGG ACAGTGGCGACCTTGAGTGTGCTGGGAACACGGCGCGTGGTCTCCATCCTGGGCGTGGAGAACCAGGCTGTGTCCCTGGCTGCCTGCCACCTGCTGCACGTTATGTTTGATGCCCTCAAGGAAGGTGTCAAGAAAGGATTCCGAGGCAAAGAAGGCGCCATCATCGTGG ATCCCGCCCGGGAGCTGAAGGTCCTCATCAGTAACCTCTTGGAGCTACTGACTGAGGTGGGGGTCTCGGGCCAAGGCCGAGACAATGCCCTGACCCTCCTCATCAAAATGGTACCCCGAAAGTCTCCCAAGGACCCCAACAACAGCCTCGCCCTCTGGGTCATTGACCAAG GTCTGAAGAAGATTCTGGAGGTGGGGGGCTCTGTGCAGGACGCTCCCGGGGAGCTCACGGTGACGGCCAACAGCCGCATGAGCGCCTCCATCCTCCTCAGCAAGCTCTTCGATGACCTGAAGTGCGATGCCGAGAGGGAGAATTTCCACCGACTCTGCGAAAACTACATCAA GAGCTGGTTTGAGGGCCACGGGCTGGCCGGGAAGCTGCGGGCCATCCAGACGGTGTCCTGCCTCCTGCAGGGCCCATGTGACGCCGGCAACCGGGCCCTGGAGCTGAGTGGCGTCATGGAGAGCGTGATCGCTCTGTGTGCCtctgagcaggaggaggagcagctggtGGCTGTGGAGGCCCTGATCCACGCGGCCGGCAAGGCCAAGCGGGCCTCGTTCATCACCGCCAATGGTGTCTCGCTGCTGAAGGACCTGTACAAGCGCAGCGAGAAGGACAGCATCCGCATCCGGGCGCTGGTG GGACTTTGTAAGCTGGGCTCGGCCGGTGGCACTGACTTTAGCATGAAGCAGTTTGCTGAAGGCTCCACTCTCAAACTGGCCAAGCAGTGTCGAAA GTGGCTGTGCAATGACCAGATTGACGCAGGCACTCGGCGCTGGGCAGTGGAGGGCCTGGCCTACCTCACCTTTGATGCCGACGTGAAGGAAGAGTTTGTGGAGGACGAGGCTGCCCTCAAGGCCCTGTTCCAGCTCAGCAGG TCCGAGGAGAGGTCGGTGCTCTTCGCGGTGGCCTCAGCGCTGGTGAACTGCACCAACAGCTACGACTACGAGGAACCCGACCCCAAGATGGTGGAGCTGGCCAAGTATGCCAAGCAGCACGTGCCCGAGCAGCACCCCAAG GACAAACCGAGCTTCGTGCGGGCTCGGGTGAAGAAGCTGCTGGCAGCGGGCGTGGTGTCGGCCTTGACGTGCATGGTGAAGACCGAGAGCCCGGTGCTGACGAGTTCCTGCCGCGAGCTGCTCTCCAG GGTCTTCCTGGCTTtggtggaggaggctgaggaccGCGGCACCGTGGTCGCTCAGGGAGGGGGCAAG GCTTTGCTCCCGCTGGCCCTGGAGGGCACTGACGTGGGGCAGACGAAGGCGGCCCAGGCTCTCGCCAAGCTCACCATCACCTCCAACCCAGAGATGACCTTTCCTGGCGAGCGG GTCTACGAGGTGGTGCGGCCCCTTGTCTCCTTGCTGCACCTCCACTGCTCGGGCCTGCAGAACTTCGAGGCACTCATGGCTCTGACAAACCTGGCGGGCATCAGTGAGAGGCTCCG GCAGAAGATCCTGAAGGAGAAGGCCGTGCCCATGATTGAGGGCTACATGTTTGAGGAGCACGAGATGATCCGACGGGCGGCCACGGAGTGCATGTGTAACCTGGCCATGAGCAAGGAG GTGCAGGACCTCTTTGAAGCCGAGGGCAATGACCGGCTGAAACTGCTGGTGCTGTACAGTGGCGAGGACGACGAGCTGCTCCAGCGCGCGGCTGCTGGGGGCCTGGCCATGCTCACTTCCATGCGGCCCTCGCTCTGCAGCCGCATCCCCCAAGTG ACCACGCACTGGCTGGAGATCCTGCAGGCCCTGCTTCTGAGCCCCAACCAGGAGCTGCAGCACCGGGGCGCCGTGGTGGTGTTGAACATGGTGGAGGCCTCGAGAGAGATTGCTAGCACCTTGATGGAGAGCGAGGTGCTGGAGATCCTGTCGGTGCTGGCTAAGGGCAAAGAGAGCCCCGTCACCAGGGTGGCCGCAGCTTGCCTGGGCAAAGCGGTGGACTATGGGCTTATCAAGCCCAACCAGGATGGAGAGTGA
- the LOC124235934 gene encoding protein shisa-like-1a, with amino-acid sequence MDFQRTQGLSLRGLSGGLLLVFSWMTLSQQTSLSALARHPHLCQTTREAGGRHYPGFFCPRLSDTREEAYCCHLQAAGGSCCTRAEFEALYRVNLSSLPPPPTLRGPGPLLALGLYSLLLVVLISADLAHFCRGRGRSRSRPAPRSSAARPLQVPAGTH; translated from the exons ATGGACTTCCAGAGGACGCAGGGCCTTTCGCTCAGGGGCCTGTCTGGGGGGCTACTGCTGGTCTTCAGCTGGATGACCCTTTCCCAGCAGACCTCTCTCTCAG CATTGGCCCGCCACCCTCACTTGTGCCAGACCACCCGGGAGGCAGGCGGCCGCCACTACCCTGGTTTCTTCTGTCCTCGGCTCTCTGACACTCGCGAGGAAGCCTACTGCTGCCACCTGCAGGCGGCAGGGGGCTCCTGCTGCACCCGGGCTGAATTCGAGGCCCTGTACCGAGTCAACCTGTCCTCCCTTCCGCCTCCGCCCACGCTCAG GGGCCCGGGCCCTCTCCTCGCGCTGGGCCTCTACAGCCTGCTGCTGGTGGTCCTGATCAGCGCAGACCTCGCGCACTTCTGCCGCGGTCGGGGCCGGAGCCGCAGCCGGCCAGCCCCTCGGTCCTCCGCCGCGCGCCCCCTGCAGGTCCCGGCGGGAACACACTAG
- the HDDC3 gene encoding guanosine-3',5'-bis(diphosphate) 3'-pyrophosphohydrolase MESH1, which produces MGSEAARLLEAADFAARKHRWQRRKDPEGTPYINHPIGVARILTHEAGITDIVVLQAALLHDTVEDTDTTLDEVELHFGAQVRRLVEEVTDDKTLPKLERKRLQVEQAPHSSPGAKLVKLADKLYNLRDLNRCTPEGWSEQRVQEYFEWAAQVVKGLQGTNRQLEEALKQLLKERGLTL; this is translated from the exons ATGGGCTCCGAGGCGGCGCGGCTGCTGGAAGCTGCAGACTTCGCGGCTCGCAAGCACCGATGGCAACGGCGGAAGGACCCCGAAGGGACCCCCTACATCAACCACCCTATCG GTGTGGCTCGGATCCTGACCCATGAGGCGGGAATCACTGACATTGTGGTGTTGCAG gcagccctgCTCCATGACACCGTGGAGGACACGGACACCACCCTGGATGAGGTGGAGCTGCACTTCGGGGCGCAAGTGCGCCGTCTGGTGGAGGAGGTGACGGATGACAAGACTCTGCCCAAGCTGGAGAGAAAGCGGCTGCAGGTGGAGCAGGCGCCCCACAGCAGCCCGGGGGCGAAACTGGTGAAGCTGGCAGACAAACTGTACAATCTGAGGGACCTGAATCGCTGCACCCCAGAGG GATGGTCCGAACAGAGAGTCCAGGAATACTTCGAGTGGGCAGCACAGGTGGTGAAGGGGCTTCAGGGAACAAACCGGCAGCTGGAAGAGG